A window of Variovorax paradoxus EPS genomic DNA:
CTCGCTGTCTTCGAAAGCGATGCATTGCGCCGGGTCCACGCCCAGGCGCGAAGCTGCGAGCAGGTAGAGCGCCGGATCAGGCTTGGCGCGCACCACCTCGTCGCCGCCCGCGAAGGCCTCGAAGTGATGGAGCACGTCGAGGCTGCCGAGGCAGGCTTGGATCTGGACGCTTGTCGAAGACGAAGCCACCGCGCAGCGCGTGCCGCGCTGGCGCAATGCGGCAAGAAACTCGGCCGCACCGGGCTTGATGGGAAAGAGCGGCGTGCCGTCGGAGCGCTCGAGCTGCAGCAGCTTGCGGACATGCGCGATGGCATGGCGGTAGGCCTCCGGTCCGCCGAGCAGCGAACCGAGGATCACCTCGGACTCCACGGTGGCAAGGCCCACGACCTGCAGGTACTGCGTGTGAGAAAGCTCGATGTCGAGCGTGCGGGCCGCTTCGATCCAGGCGGCCATGACGGGCCGCTCCGAGTCGATGAGGAGCCCGTCCATGTCGAAGATGGCGGCGGAGAACATGGGCGAATCCTAAGCCAGCGTGCCTCGGCGTCGGAAAAGAAAAAGGGGCCGTGAGGCCCCTTCGTCGAGACGCGGCGCTCGCCGCTCAGTCGCGCACGAGTGCCCGGTTCAGGCCCAGCGCCGCCAGCGTGCCGGCCGCGCCGGAGAGCAGGTAGACGCTGACATACGCCAGACCGAAGTTCGCCGACAGCCCCAGCGCCACCAGCGGTGCGAACGCAGCGCCGATCAGCCAGGCCAGGTCGGCCGTGAGGGCCGCGCCGGTGTAGCGGTACTTGGGTTCGAAATTCGAAGTCACCGCGCCCGCGGCCTGGCCATACGAAAGGCCCAGCAGCACGAAGCCCAGCAGGATGAAGACGTCCTGCCCGATGCGGCCGCCGTCGAGCAGCGTGGGGGCAAAGCCACTGAACACCGCGATCAGCGCGGCCAGGCCGCCCAAGGTGAAACGGCGTCCCACGCGGTCGGCGATCAGGCCCGAGGCCACGATGCCGCCGGCGCAGAACACCGCGCCGATCATCTGCACGATCAGGAACTCGGTGATCGACTGGTCCGAGTACAGCGTGATCCAGGACAGCGGGAACACGGTGATGAGGTGGAACAGCGCATAGCTGGCCAGCGCGGCGAACGCGCCGATCAGCAGGTTGGCGCCCTGCGAGCGGGTCAGCTCGACCACGCTGGTGGGCTGCAGTTCGCGCTCTTCGAGCAGGCGCGAATATTCTTCGGTCGCCACGAGACGCAGGCGCGCGAAGAGCGCCACGACGTTGATCGCGAAGGCCACGTAGAAGGTGTAGCGCCAGCCCCAGTCGAGGAATTCCTTGATCGAGAGGCTTGCGTAGAGGTACGCGAACAGCGCGCTGGCAATGAAGAAGCCGATGGGCGCGCCCAGCTGGCCCAGCATGGCGTACCAGCCGCGGCGGTTCGGCGGCGCGTTCAGCGCCAGCAGCGAAGGCAGACCGTCCCACGAGCCGCCGAGCGCGAGGCCCTGGCAGAAGCGGAACACCGACAGCAGCACGATCGCGGTGAACCCGAGGCTTTCGTAGCCCGGCAGGAAGGCGATGCCGGCCGTGGACGTGCCCAGGAGGAACAGCGCGATGGTCAGCTTGGTCTCGCGCCCGAATCGTCGCTGGATCGCCATCGAAATGACAGTTCCGAACGGCCGGGCGATGAATGCGAACGAGAAGACCACGAACGCGTAGAGGATTCCCTCCAGGCGCTGCTCGAACGGGAAGAATACGTACGGAAAGACCAGCACCGAGGCGATGCCGTAGACGAAGAAGTCGAAATACTCGGAAGCGCGGCCGATGACCACGCCGACGGCGATTTCGCCCGGAGCGATGTGCGAGTGATCGGCGCCGCCACTCTGGCTCGGGCCGGCGCCGTTTCCGGACGTGTTCGGCACAGGCTGTGCGCCTTGCGGACTGATGCTGGAC
This region includes:
- a CDS encoding HAD family hydrolase, encoding MFSAAIFDMDGLLIDSERPVMAAWIEAARTLDIELSHTQYLQVVGLATVESEVILGSLLGGPEAYRHAIAHVRKLLQLERSDGTPLFPIKPGAAEFLAALRQRGTRCAVASSSTSVQIQACLGSLDVLHHFEAFAGGDEVVRAKPDPALYLLAASRLGVDPAQCIAFEDSENGAKAALAAGLRVVIVPDLKHPPASIVEQAFHVLASLNDATAHLPRWFPGELVRP
- a CDS encoding MFS transporter gives rise to the protein MTTTSSISPQGAQPVPNTSGNGAGPSQSGGADHSHIAPGEIAVGVVIGRASEYFDFFVYGIASVLVFPYVFFPFEQRLEGILYAFVVFSFAFIARPFGTVISMAIQRRFGRETKLTIALFLLGTSTAGIAFLPGYESLGFTAIVLLSVFRFCQGLALGGSWDGLPSLLALNAPPNRRGWYAMLGQLGAPIGFFIASALFAYLYASLSIKEFLDWGWRYTFYVAFAINVVALFARLRLVATEEYSRLLEERELQPTSVVELTRSQGANLLIGAFAALASYALFHLITVFPLSWITLYSDQSITEFLIVQMIGAVFCAGGIVASGLIADRVGRRFTLGGLAALIAVFSGFAPTLLDGGRIGQDVFILLGFVLLGLSYGQAAGAVTSNFEPKYRYTGAALTADLAWLIGAAFAPLVALGLSANFGLAYVSVYLLSGAAGTLAALGLNRALVRD